The Parvibaculum sp. DNA segment AGGCGGCTGTGAAGCGCCTGCCCGGCGTCTTGAGCGTGACGGCGGTGTTGACGGCGCATAGCGGCGGCACGGCGGCGCCGCACCGTCACACGCGTGGCGCGGCACCGCAACAGCCGCGCGCGCAGCAGGGCCCGCTGCAAATTCCCGGCGTCAAGGCAATCGTTGCCGTTGCAAGCGGCAAGGGCGGCGTCGGCAAATCGACGGTCGCGGTCAATCTCGCGCTGGCGCTGGCAAGGCTCGGGCGACGCGTCGGCCTGCTCGACGCCGACATCTACGGCCCCTCCATCCCGCGCATGATGGGCATCAAGGGCAAGCCCGAGACGCGCGACGGCAAGAAGCTGCTGCCGATGGAAAACCACGGCCTGAAAACCATGTCGATCGGCTTCCTCGTCGCCGAGGACACGCCGATGATCTGGCGCGGGCCGATGGTGCAGTCGGCGCTGACACAGATGATGATGGATGTCGAATGGGGCGAACTCGACGTGCTGATCGTCGACATGCCGCCCGGCACCGGCGATGCGCAACTGACGATGGCGCAGCGCGTGCCGCTGACCGGCGCCGTCATTGTCTCGACGCCGCAGGAAATCGCGCTGATCGACGCGCGCAAGGGCTATGCGATGTTCGAGAAGACCCATGTGCCGGTCTTCGGCATCGTCGAGAACATGGCCTATTTCATCAGCCCCGGCTCGGGCGAGAAATCATACATCTTCGGCGAAGGCGGCGCGCGGCGCATGGCCGAAAAGCTCGGCTGCGACTTCCTCGGCGAGGTGCCGCTGCACATGACGATCCGCGAAACCTCCGACAAGGGCGAGCCGGTGGTGGCGACCGCGCCGGACAGTCCGGAAGCAAAGCCCTACATCGACATCGCCGCCCGCGTCGCCGCGCATATCGACCGGGCGCTTGCGGGCCGCAAGGCGCCGGCGATCACGGTCGAGGACTGAAACGAAAAAGGCCGGCCCCGCAAGGGACCGGCCATTCCGATACGACGATTGAAGCCTTAGCGGCCCGCAACCAGCGTCGCGGTTTCGGTCGAGCCGTCGGGCGCCGTCAGCTCCCAGCTCTCGCCGACCTCGCGCGCCGCCGTCGGCACGCAATAGGGCTCCTCGCCGCCGAGGAAGCAGGCGGTGTCGCCGTCGATCTCGTAAGTGCCCTCCGCCGTGCTGCCGTCCGGCAGCTTCTGCGAATAGGCGCCGCCCTCGTCGATAAAGACCGAACGCTCGCCAGCCGGGCCGACCACCTTGACGGTGTTGCCGTAGAAATTGGCGAACGGATCGGCAAGGGCCGCTCCGGTGAACGCAAACAACGCAACGAGTACACTTACAAATAGGCGCATCTTGTCCTCCCTGAAATCAATTCGATCGCCGTGTACCCCAAAGGCGGCGCATGTTTGCACGGCCCTTGGCATGCGGAAAGATGCATTCCGGTACCGGAACATATCTTTCCGTCATTCTCTTACTTGTTGAGGAAGTTGAGCGGCAGCCCCGCCACCGGCCACTCCGTCGCCACGAGCCTCCCGCTCGACGACAGCGTGATATAGGCCGTCTTCAGATCCTTGCCGCCGAAGCAGATATTGGTGGTGATGAAATCGTCGGTCGGCGTATGCGTAACCTTCGAACCGTCGGGTGAAATGGTCGTGATGCCCGCGTTGAAGATTGTCGCCACGCAGATATTTCCCTGCGCATCGACCGCCAGGCTGTCGAAGAAGCAAAGCTGCGGACCGGACGCCACGAAGCGGCCCGGCAACGGCCCAGGCTGCGGCGCGACCTCGCCCGGCGCAACAATGTCGAACGCCCAGAGCCGGCCGGGGATCGTGTCGGCGACATAGACCGTCTTCTCATCGGGCGACAGACCGACGCCGTTCGGCGAGGTGATCGGAAAAACCACCTCCTTGATCATCGAACCGTCGATTTTCGCGTAGTAGAGCCCGCCACGGTCCTGCGTGCGGCCGCGCCCCTTGCCGAGGTCGGTGAACCAGAAGCCGCCGTGGCGATCGAAAACGATGTCGTTGGGTCCGTTCAGCGGAATGCCGTTGCATTCGCTGTAGAGAACCTTGAACGCGCCAGTCTTGAGGTCGACGCGCTCGATGCGGCCGCCCGAATAGTTCGCCGGCGCGTCTCCCGGCACCAGCGCCCCGTTGACCTCGTGAAATTCGAAGCCGCCATCGTTGCAGACATAGCAGGCGCCGTCCGGTCCGATGGCGGCGCCGTTCGGCCCGCCGCCGAGATCGGCGATGACCTCGACCTTGCCCGCCGCCGTCACCCGCGTCAGCGTGCCGCGTGCGATCTCGACCAGCACGATGCTGCCGTCCGGCATCGCAATCGGGCCTTCGGGAAATTTGAGCCCGTCGGCGATGAGTTTCATCGCGGTCATATTTGTCCTCCCTGATGTTCCGTCTGTTGCGGAATTGCTGTGGGGCGCATTCTGTCAATGCACGGCGGGTTCCGCAATGGCGGGCAATCAGTAGACCACGACGGAGCGGATCGACTTGCCCCCATGCATCAGGTCGAAACCCTTGTTGATGTCTTCGAGCGGCATCGTGTGGGTGATCAGATTGTCGATGTCGATCTTGCCGTCCATGTACCAGTCGACGATGCGCGGCACGTCGGTGCGTCCGCGCGCGCCGCCGAAGGCCGTGCCCTTCCAGACGCGGCCCGTGACGAGCTGGAACGGTCGTGTCGAGATTTCCTGACCGGCGCCGGCGACGCCGATGATTACGCTCTCGCCCCAGCCGCGATGGCAGCATTCGAGCGCCTGCCGCATTGTGTTGACGTTGCCGATGCATTCGAAGCTGTAATCGGCGCCGCCGCCGGTGAGCTCGACGAGATGGCCGACAATGTCGCCCTTGATCTCTTTCGGATTGACGAAATGCGTCATACCGAACTGGCGGGCGAGGCTCTCGCGCGCCGGATTGATGTCGACGCCGACGATCATGTTGGCGCCGACCATGCGCGCGCCCTGAATGACGTTGAGGCCGATGCCGCCGAGCCCGAACACCACCACATTCGCGCCCGCCTCCACCTTTGCGGTGAAGAGGACGGCGCCGATGCCGGTTGTCACGCCGCAGCCGATATAGCAGATCTTGTCGAAAGGCGCGTCCTTGCGAACTTTGGCGAGTGCGATTTCGGGCAGTACCGTGTAGTTGGCGAAAGTCGAGCAGCCCATATAGTGCAGCACCGGTTTGCCCTTCCAGGAAAAGCGGCTGGTGCCGTCCGGCATCACGCCCTTGCCCTGCGTCGCACGAATGGAGGTGCAGAGATTGGTCTTGTGGCTCGTGCAGCTCTTGCATTCGCGGCATTCGGGCGTGTAGAGCGGGATCACATGGTCGCCGACTGCGAGCGACTTGACGCCGGGACCGACCTCGACGACGACGCCCGCACCCTCATGGCCGAGGATCGCCGGGAAGGCGCCTTCCGGGTCTTCGCCCGTCAGCGTGAACGCATCGGTGTGGCAGATGCCGGTGGCCTTGATCTCGACCAGCACCTCGCCGGCCTTTGGCCCGTCGAGTTGCACCGTTTCGATTTCGAGAGGGCGTCCCGCCTCGAATGCCACCGCCGCACGCACGTCCATATGTCGTCCCCGCTGAAAAATCGCAATGAGAGACGCGCATTGTGAGGCTCCCGCACTGGAAACTCAATCGCGGCGGCTTTCAAAACACGGAAACGTCAATTCCCGGCGAGCCAGGCATCGCCCTCGGCGTGAAGCGCGGCGAGTTCCGGACTCTTGTCGAGCACAGTCGCGGGCGAAAGTGGAATACCGGCCTTGTCGAGACTGGCGGCAAGAAATTTCAACTCCGCCGGAAATTTCTCCAGCCCGTCGAAGAAGCCGTCCGGCAGCGACGCACGGTCCACCGGATCGGCGCGATCCTTTTCATAGACGGCAACGCGCTTCACGATGCGCCATGTGCCGTCCCGCTTTTCGATCCGGTCGATGAAGCGCGCATAGGATGTCGTGTCGACTTCGCCGGCCGGCGTTTTCGCGCGCACCATGATGGTCACGTTGACCTCGCTCAGCGCCCTGTCGCCGCTGATGCGGATGCGCGGCACGCCGATATGATGCTTGAGCAGCGCGCCGCCGCGCGCGGCAAGCTGGCGCGACGCCGCGATGAAACCTTCATGCGGCCCATCGAACCAGCTCAGCGAAATCGTGCCCCCCTCATGGAAGGTGCCGGAAAGCGCGTCCCACTTCTCCTGATCGCGGAAGAGGGCCCAGTTGTTGACGAGATCGGCGATCTCCGTTCTGGCATCGTCCATGGCTGAACTTTCCCCTTCTGGCGCGCGCTCCCAACAACCGGCAAGCGCCAGCGAAAGAAGAAGTGCGGCAAGTTTCTTCACGCAACGCCCCCCGGCTGCAATCGTTGCGCGGAGTATGGGACCGGGAAAGGCGCAACTCAATTGCGCGAGCGGCCGACTGACCGATGGTCAAAATGCGCTTTCAGCCCGCCCGTTCGAGGACGACGATGGAATAATCCGCGCTGTCCTTCTCGCCGGCCTTGTGGTGCTCGCGCGAGACCTCGCGCCATTGCCGCCGGTCGAAGGCCGGAAAGCGGACATCGCCCTCGGGCGCGGCGTGAACCTCGGTGATGTAGAGGCGGTCGGCACGGTCGAATGTTTCGGCGTAAAGCTGCGCGCCGCCGATCACCATGATTTCGTCGGCCCCGGCCTGCGCCGCCAGCGCCCGGCCCAGCGCCAGCGCAGCCGATGCCGACGTCGCAAGCTCCGCGCCCTCCGCCACGTAAGCCGCGTCGCGCGTGACGACAATGTTCGTGCGTCCGGGCAGCGGTTTCTTCGGCAGCGATTCCCATGTCTTGCGGCCCATGATGACGGGCTTGCCCATCGTCAGGCGCTTGAAATGGGCCATGTCGCCCGAAAGCCGCCACGGCAGGCCGTTGTCGCGGCCGATGATGCCGTTGTCGGCGATGGCGACGACAAAGCTGACATGAACATCCATCACACCACCCGGCTTTCAGATAGCGCCGTGAAATCCGGCGCGCGCATCGCCTCCGGATCGAGCGGGCGGAGACTGACGAGAATGGCGAACATCGCAAAGGCGGCGAGCAGCAGCACGATGAGCGTCACGCCGAAGAGCAGCATTCGCTGCCGCGTCCGCATCAGACGGCAACAGGCGCGGCGATATGCGGATGCGCCTCGTAGCCTTCGAGCCTAAAATCGTCATAGGTGAAATCGAAAAGGCTCTTCACATCCGGATTGATGTGCATGAGCGGCAGGGGCTTCGGATCGCGGAGGAGCTGCTTGTCGGCCTGCTCCAGATGATTGAGATAAAGATGTGCGTCGCCGAATGTGTGAATGAATTCGCCGGGCTTGAGGCCCGTCACCTGCGCCACCATCATCGTCAGCAGCGCATAGGACGCGATGTTGAAGGGTTTTCCGGTCACCCCCAAAATAGGATATTTCGCTATGGTGGTAACGCCCAATGTGATGGCTCCCGTTACTGTTTCTAGCATGCGCTAATATAAGATTCGCATGCCAGTGAACTTGTCCACAAGGATATCGACTGAGACGCGGAGTGCCCCCACAGGCTGACGCAGCGTCTCAGTCGATATCCTTGTGGACAAGTTTTACTCGAACCATTTTAAAAGCTCAGTCCGTCAAAGCAAAAACAGAAGAGCAACGGAAAGCTGAATCGAGTACATTTCCCAACAAAAGATTGTGATTTCCTCAAATCTAGACGTCAAATTGGGAATTAAGTTGCCGTTCCCCATTTTCGTTCTTCGATTTGGCTACCCAGCGACCAAGGCTTATCCCGTTGTCCCATCTAATCAAGATGTTGAATCAACCGGTCGAGACGGCTGGAGCAGATCGGTTCAGTGGTTCCCGTGTCCATGCGAAGGCGCTCGATGCGCTATCCGAACGCATCCCCATCGCCGTCTTGCGCCGCAGAGACATGCGTGGGCGGGAACGCTTCTAAGCAAGTATGGCGGACAATAGCTCTGCTACGTCTCGTTGGACCGCATCTTGTCTAACTTTCCCGTACTTAAAGTACGAGAGGGTTATAATTCATCTTGACCGAAGGTGTCATAAATACTAACTTTCTCGTACTTTAAGTACGGAAAAGTTAGCATGGCACTCCACCTCGTCGGCGAAACTCTGGACAAAACCCGCAGCCACTACATGGCCGAGACGGGTAAACTCGTCCAGCTTATGCGGGGTATCTACGTCGACGCTGGCGACGATATCGATGCCGTCGTGCTCAGGCACGCCGTCCGCATCGCTAAATATCTTTACCCTCAAGCCTACCTGTCCGGTGCCAGCGCCGCCTTGCTCGGGCCGACCCGCGATGGGCGGCTATTTCTGAGCGCGCGGCGCAAGCAACGCACGCGCATCCGCGCGCTGGAGATCATCCAGAACGAAGCGCCCAAACAACCGTCCGTCGGTGACGCCGTCGTCGATGATGGCATGGGCGAATTCCATGTCCGTGTCTCGTCGATCCGTCAGCGCTTCCTTGAAGCCTTCCGCCTGCGCAGTGAACACGCTGCGTCGATCGACGAAGAGATGCGGGCGACGATCGCCGCCCGCCTGATCGAGGAATACGGCAGTCCGCAGGCGGCGACGGACGCGCTTTGGACGCTTGCCCGTGAGAGCGGATGGTATCGTGAGGGTGAGGCAGCCGAGCGCTATCTCCGGCATAAGCCAAGCGCGACGCCGACAAAGAATGAGGCGGCACTCGACCTCATTGTCGCCTGGCATGGTGTATCAATAGGTCATTTACTCCATGACGGTTTCGAATGGCGCTGGCAGCCGTCTGGCGGAGAGGGTCCTCCGCTCATCCGGCAGACCACGCCCGGCAAGCTGCCGCCTTTTATTGTCTCCCTGCTCCCGGAGGGCTGGCTCGAAAATGTCCTCAAGGACAAGGACGAGCGCACGCTGCTGCGGTCGGGCAAGCGCTACATGTCGAATATCACAATCGTTGAACGCGAAGCCGAACTGGCAGCGTTGCCGCTGGACGTTCTGCTAACCCGCCTTGATCAACATTCCAGCAACGGCGCGTTCACCGGCGGCTATGCCGGACCGGGCCGCAGCGAAATCGAGGCGAACTTCGAGGCTAACCTCGCGCTGATTTATCAGCGCGCCGATACACCGCGCCTTTCTGGCGTTCAGATAAAGGCGCCGATGTATCTCGATCCCGAAGGTGTCCTTACGCCAAGTATGGGCAAGCCTTTTACACATATCCTGAAGCCAGCGGGGACCAGCGGTTACGATGCCCTGCCGCTTGTCGAATGGACCGCCATGGCGCTTGGCCGGGCCGCAGGATTCGAAACTTACGCTACAGCGCTCGTCGAAATGCCGGATGGCATGCCCCCGGCCTTGATAGTGGAACGCTTCGACATTCGCGAGAGGCCGGAGGACACAAGGATACTGGCTCTCGAGGACCTCTGTTCCGTTCTCGAACTGCCTACCGTAGCCAAGTACAGCAGCTCCATGGAACGGGTCGCGCGTGCGGTTCGCCCATTATCGACGGCGCCTGACAATGACCTTCTCATTATCGTTAAGCGCGCGCTGTTCGCGTGGCTGATCGCCGATGGCGACATGCACCTCAAGAACATGGCGTTGCTCAAAATCGCCGAGTCTGGAGAGAAGCAGTTTCGGAGTGTGCGGATGGCGCCGCTGTACGACGCGGTGACGACGCGAGTCTTTCCTAATCTCAAGCATGATCGCATGGCGCTCAAGCTCAACGGCAAGGACGATAATCTACGTCGTGCCGATTTCCGCGCACTTGCAACGACCGCTGGGCTGCGGGCGAGGGATGCCGATGCTGCAATGGACGATGTGTTGCAGCGGATGCTCGGTGCCGTCGACGATCTCAGCTTGCCGGCGGCCATCCGACTCACCGACGATATGCGAAAGATAGTCGCGAGCGTACTCGACATTTGTCGAGCACGAATCCTGTCGTTTACATAAGTCGCACGCCTCAGTCAAAAAACTACCGCCTCGATACCATGCCGGGAATCGACATACGGGGCGCGAGCGCCTTCAGTGAGATCAAGAAATCGGATTGGTCCGAGATCAAAAGATCGGTGAAGACCGAAGTGTCACGCTCCTTTGTCTGGACTGGCCCACCGCACCGGGTGCTTTGCCTGTGCTCGTCGCGGTGCGCTGCCATGACCGATGTCTACCCCCGGCGCAAACGAACCGATTAGACCAGCGTCGCTTGGCGAAGAATCCGGCACATGCCGCTTCATCCGGAAATGCTTCTGGAAGGCTATAAGTGAACGCGGCTTGCGCATCGAAGCGGCTCCGTCGGAGCCGCCAGATGACCCCAAAAAGCCCGGCCGAGTCCCTCTACCTATTGTGGGTGGTTGGGACAACGGGATAAGCCTTCAGCGACCAAATCGAAGAACGTATGACCTCTATCGCGCGAAATCTATCTGGCGACACACCGGTGGTGATCCCATCGCCAAGCGCATGTTTATGTGAATCGTGCTGATTAATTTCATAGGTCTATACTCCCACGGTACAAACTCCTAAAATTTACTACAACTTACAGACATGTGCGGTTAGAAGAATTGCGAGGGCACAACAGATGGGTGAGAGACACAGCACGATCACAGACAAGCATGATCGAGAAGCGCTTCGGCCTGTGACAGTCAGACTTGAATACGAAACTGCCAGCTTACTTGACGGCATTGCCTCCGACCTTCGCTGGTCAACTTCTCAATTGATCAGCCAGCTTGTCGAGAGGTCAAAACCCATGCTCGCACAATACAAGAAAGCAAATGACATAGGCGGCCTCATTTCCCATCTTTTGAAAGACATGGATAGCGCGAACAACTCCGACTAAGCAGAGCAACGCAATATCGTCGTTAGAGGCTCATCTTGTTGCTCCATCCAACCAGGATGTTGAATCAGCCAGATTGTAAAGCTTGGGTGGGTGATTCAGGCACTGAAGATCCGGCAATGATGGCACTGCCGCGAGTTATCTGAACGACCGATGCCGAAAGCACACACCTTCCTTTGGAAGGCCTAAGTCTTTGATATTATTGAATTTGTCCCACAAACGGTCAAAATCCGGGATTTGCGGGACAAATCGTTTGATATCAATTACTTGGCAAAAACTCGCCATCTACGCACTCGGTGGCCCTCACCTCCGGTTCCGGAGACCGTCTAACAGGTTTAACATTCGACGTTGACCGATTGGACAACAAGAGGGACACGGCAGACATCATCCGCGTTGCGGAAATAGTGGCGCAATTTCACGCTATCCCCTTCGCTTC contains these protein-coding regions:
- the apbC gene encoding iron-sulfur cluster carrier protein ApbC, which codes for MSVSRDDVAAALSGVVDDETGKDVIAAGILQGLVVREGHVGFSLEVDPAMGPAKEPLRQACEAAVKRLPGVLSVTAVLTAHSGGTAAPHRHTRGAAPQQPRAQQGPLQIPGVKAIVAVASGKGGVGKSTVAVNLALALARLGRRVGLLDADIYGPSIPRMMGIKGKPETRDGKKLLPMENHGLKTMSIGFLVAEDTPMIWRGPMVQSALTQMMMDVEWGELDVLIVDMPPGTGDAQLTMAQRVPLTGAVIVSTPQEIALIDARKGYAMFEKTHVPVFGIVENMAYFISPGSGEKSYIFGEGGARRMAEKLGCDFLGEVPLHMTIRETSDKGEPVVATAPDSPEAKPYIDIAARVAAHIDRALAGRKAPAITVED
- a CDS encoding SMP-30/gluconolactonase/LRE family protein, with translation MTAMKLIADGLKFPEGPIAMPDGSIVLVEIARGTLTRVTAAGKVEVIADLGGGPNGAAIGPDGACYVCNDGGFEFHEVNGALVPGDAPANYSGGRIERVDLKTGAFKVLYSECNGIPLNGPNDIVFDRHGGFWFTDLGKGRGRTQDRGGLYYAKIDGSMIKEVVFPITSPNGVGLSPDEKTVYVADTIPGRLWAFDIVAPGEVAPQPGPLPGRFVASGPQLCFFDSLAVDAQGNICVATIFNAGITTISPDGSKVTHTPTDDFITTNICFGGKDLKTAYITLSSSGRLVATEWPVAGLPLNFLNK
- a CDS encoding S-(hydroxymethyl)glutathione dehydrogenase/class III alcohol dehydrogenase; translation: MDVRAAVAFEAGRPLEIETVQLDGPKAGEVLVEIKATGICHTDAFTLTGEDPEGAFPAILGHEGAGVVVEVGPGVKSLAVGDHVIPLYTPECRECKSCTSHKTNLCTSIRATQGKGVMPDGTSRFSWKGKPVLHYMGCSTFANYTVLPEIALAKVRKDAPFDKICYIGCGVTTGIGAVLFTAKVEAGANVVVFGLGGIGLNVIQGARMVGANMIVGVDINPARESLARQFGMTHFVNPKEIKGDIVGHLVELTGGGADYSFECIGNVNTMRQALECCHRGWGESVIIGVAGAGQEISTRPFQLVTGRVWKGTAFGGARGRTDVPRIVDWYMDGKIDIDNLITHTMPLEDINKGFDLMHGGKSIRSVVVY
- a CDS encoding nuclear transport factor 2 family protein, with translation MDDARTEIADLVNNWALFRDQEKWDALSGTFHEGGTISLSWFDGPHEGFIAASRQLAARGGALLKHHIGVPRIRISGDRALSEVNVTIMVRAKTPAGEVDTTSYARFIDRIEKRDGTWRIVKRVAVYEKDRADPVDRASLPDGFFDGLEKFPAELKFLAASLDKAGIPLSPATVLDKSPELAALHAEGDAWLAGN
- a CDS encoding dihydrofolate reductase, with translation MDVHVSFVVAIADNGIIGRDNGLPWRLSGDMAHFKRLTMGKPVIMGRKTWESLPKKPLPGRTNIVVTRDAAYVAEGAELATSASAALALGRALAAQAGADEIMVIGGAQLYAETFDRADRLYITEVHAAPEGDVRFPAFDRRQWREVSREHHKAGEKDSADYSIVVLERAG
- a CDS encoding HipA domain-containing protein, with the protein product MALHLVGETLDKTRSHYMAETGKLVQLMRGIYVDAGDDIDAVVLRHAVRIAKYLYPQAYLSGASAALLGPTRDGRLFLSARRKQRTRIRALEIIQNEAPKQPSVGDAVVDDGMGEFHVRVSSIRQRFLEAFRLRSEHAASIDEEMRATIAARLIEEYGSPQAATDALWTLARESGWYREGEAAERYLRHKPSATPTKNEAALDLIVAWHGVSIGHLLHDGFEWRWQPSGGEGPPLIRQTTPGKLPPFIVSLLPEGWLENVLKDKDERTLLRSGKRYMSNITIVEREAELAALPLDVLLTRLDQHSSNGAFTGGYAGPGRSEIEANFEANLALIYQRADTPRLSGVQIKAPMYLDPEGVLTPSMGKPFTHILKPAGTSGYDALPLVEWTAMALGRAAGFETYATALVEMPDGMPPALIVERFDIRERPEDTRILALEDLCSVLELPTVAKYSSSMERVARAVRPLSTAPDNDLLIIVKRALFAWLIADGDMHLKNMALLKIAESGEKQFRSVRMAPLYDAVTTRVFPNLKHDRMALKLNGKDDNLRRADFRALATTAGLRARDADAAMDDVLQRMLGAVDDLSLPAAIRLTDDMRKIVASVLDICRARILSFT